Within Paramormyrops kingsleyae isolate MSU_618 chromosome 24, PKINGS_0.4, whole genome shotgun sequence, the genomic segment CAGGCCCCAATTTATATTCTCGGGAACCTGGTGGAGAGGGTTCACTCCATGAGGTTTCTGGGGGTCCTGATTTCTGATGATCTCTCCTGGACTGCAAATACCACGGCGGTGGTAAAAAAGACTCAGCAGCGCCTTCACTTTCTGAGAGTGCTCAGAAGGAACAACATGGAGGAGAGGCTGCTGGTGAGTTTTTACAGAGCcaccattgagagcatcctaGCGTACGGCATAACATCATGGTATGCAGGGTGCTCAGTTGCAGATAGGAAAGCACTGCAAGGGATCATCAACACAGCCCAGAAGATTACTGGCAGTTCTCTGCCCAGACTGGAGGACATTGCCAACTCTCGCTTCCTCAGCAGAGCTACAAATATCATCAAGGACGATTCTCACCCCAGCAATCAGTTGTTTAAACTGTTACCGTCAGGCCGACGATATAGGTCACATAAAACCAGGACAGACAGATTCAGGAAGAGCTTCTTCCCCAGAGCTATAACTgaattaaataaacacaaattcaGATAAAGAAATTTGTTCATCTCGATTACATAGACACCCTTATGTTAAATAATTAAGCATATATGGGATCTTTAATCCTTCTCTTGCACTGAAACCATACACTGTATTTATATAAATGCTGCTATTTTTTCGGTTTTACATTTGTAAATATTATTCTATAGTATTTAAATTGTAcgtttttatatttacattaatattATCATTGTGTTGTATTTTGCACCAAGGGAGTGGCAATCCAATTTCGTTGTACCtggtacaatgacaataaaggctattctattctattctattctattaaacgtaccatataactcccacaagtgcatacaattcaacacaactacacaagcattgttttaacctttttaaccgaacgttaacgttactctgtcaatggcctattgtctaaattaccgagctaacagagctacgtaagtTGGACCACGAAACAGGCAGAGAACAGGCATAAACCACACAatgacgttaatgaccggactggggaaacctACTCTAatgcggacttaaatacatcagactaattaacaacaacgaaaaacagctgataacatggGGATTCTACACGACGTAgcgaggggggcatggcacacgggaggatcggatgagcagggcatgacataacccccctcccaaaggcgcgcactctggGTGTGGACCGGAGGGACAAAACTGGGGACAGCACAGGATAGgacctggggaaacaaatgcaaaaaacaaaacaagaaaaaaagcaaaaaacgAAGCACTGGGAAAAGGACCAATACGCAGAACAGACACAAGGACGGCAACCAGGACAACAACAGACACAccacagggaacgcagacagacacaaaggCACCAGAGATGGAAACAACAGAGAAACAGCAGGGGGCACGCCGACAAAAGGAGGAGTAAAGGGTCCTGGAGGGAACAAAGGTGGAACAGAGGGAAGAGGAGCAAACACGGGGcaaggagggtggggggagccaagggagccggagggaacccCAGTGGGCAGAAGGCGGGAGCTGCAGGGGCCATAGGCGACCGCGAGGCTGGAGCCGGAAGGACCCTTGGTGACCGCAAGGCCGGAGTCGGAGGGGACACTGAAGGGGgcgaggaagaaggcagagggACTGCCAGATGCCAGAGGAGGTAAGGAGGGAAGCGAAGGAGACACCAGAGCAGGCAAGGAGGGAGCTGAAGCCACGGCAGGTGAAGGCACAGCCACAGCCGCAGGCAGCCGATGAGGCATTGGAGGCGGAACCGTAGACGACTGACGAGTCGCCACAGGGGCCACTACAGTTGACCATTGAGCCAGAGCCAGGGGGACCGCAGGTGATGGCCGAGCAGGAGCCAGTGGGACTGCAGGCAACCGCAGAGCAGGAGCCAGGGGAACCGTAGGTGAGCCaaggggcagggtgggcgggaaCCGACCCCGGCTCAGGTGTCCTCTCTCTCTGCGGGACTCTGAGAGACGGGGGCCTGGCCAGGATCTGCCATGCTGAGCTGGCGTTTGGGGTGACCCACTGGATGGGCTCCTCAGGGCAGACATCAGGGAaatccctgaggggtcccactTGAGCTCCTCCATCTCCACCAAGGGAGAAGGAGCGGTGGTCCAGGAGTCCAGGACCTCCTCGGGGATAGGGGGCATGGGACCTGGGACAGGAGCAGGGACCAGGGAATCAGGAGCCACGGTGACAGGAGCAGAGACCGGAGCAGGAGCCAGAGGGGTGGATCCAGGACTGGAACGACAGGGGCTggagcagacccccccccccttcttgaGGATCCACAGAATGGCATCCCCTACAGACCTGGCACCCGTTAAAGCCAGGCGTGTTCCCTGAAAGGGACAAGCTTCGGGCGCAGACAGTGAAGCAGCAGGCAGATGAGCTTCGGGCGCAGACAGCGAAGTGACAGGGAATTCCCGTGACGCAAACACTGCCGGGTCGAGAATCAGAAGGGGCTCCTTCATACGCGCTGCAGGGGAGGCAGCAGAGACCAAGATGGACCCCAGTAAGACACCTGGCATgtcctcctgtctgtctctgtgcttCTTTCTCCTCCTGCGTGCTAGTGCTGCGGAGGCTTTTGCGAGGCGTGGCAGCTCGCATGGCAAGGGAGGAGGAAGACCACAGTCCATGCTCACCTGCTGGATCATCATCTCAGATGGGTCAAGTTTTTCAGCACCTCCTCCACTGTTAAGAAGGGCACTGGTAGCTGGGTCCTCCTTTGCTTCTGGCTGCCTGAGCCAGTAGATCACCTCGTCAACCATGTCGAGATACTCCTCTTCAGTGAGGCGAGGTGTCTTTTTGGGGAGTTCGGTCAGCAGAGGCAGGACTCGAGAAATCAGggaacacagggtttaattCAGGGCGAAGACAAGCAGGACCACGAAACAGGCAAAGAACAGGCATAAACCACGCAATGACGTTAATGatcagactggggaaacatactctaacaTTAAGTTGTTTAGGCAACACTCTCAAGTAGAGaggataaaaaaaacataaattgttTCAAATGTATTACTACCAATGCTGGTGACTGTGAAAATGTCCCCTCTGATAGGCCGTCTTATGTTGCTTAATTTGTAAAAATACTTCATACATGAGTCATGGGGAGAGATCtttggtcctggagggctagaGTCCAGTCAATTTCGGTGATTTCCcagctctgacagctctgatcTAGTGAATTAGGTAATTACCTGCTGTGTTGAATCAGGCATGTCTGAGCAGAGGAGACTCCAGTCTGTGTAGGAATCTGTCCCTCCACGATCAGTTACCCACCCCTGACAAACAGTTTTCAAAAACAAATTCCATTACTTTTGGAACCGATACAGTATTTGTATGGACGCCAAATCTAACTTTTTCACAGAATTCTATGACCTAGTGCACAGAGTGCAGGGATTTTGCTGATATACATTTACAATATGCCCACCATAAATAGGCAAAGGTAAAAACAACTAAGATGCATTTTCCCTACCTCTGGATAGTGCCATTCATCCGCTCCACCAAGCCATTTGTTTGAGGATAGTAAGGAGAGCATAGACTTCTTTCAATTGCAAGTTTGGTGCAAACTTGTTTGTTGGTCtgtcaataaaaatatatatgtaataaatCTGAAAGGGTGTACAGAAACCAAATAAGGAATATGTTTGCAATTTTCTCAAAATTTCAACCAGCAAGTTTCTTATTGATTGGAAATGACACAGGTATCTCCCAGAagattgtggaaaaaaatatttctcagcttttatttacatttgaaCAAAAACTGGCATGTCCAAAATTATTCATACCCTTCTCAATAATCAATAGAAAAGCCTTTATTGGCTATTACAGCAAACAAACACTTCCTATAATTGTTGACCAGCTTTTTGCATGTCTCCACTGgtatttttgcccattcatcttTAGCGATGAGCTCCAGCTCTTTCAGTTTGGAGGGTCTCCTTGCCATCACCCTGATCTTTAGCTCCCTCCACAGATTCCCAATGGGATTCAAGTCAGGACTTTGGCTAGGCTACTGCaaaatgttaatgtttttgTCCACTAACCATTTCTTCACCACTTTTGCTGTGCGTTTTGGGTCGTTGTCATGCTGAAATATCCAGTGGTGCCTAATGTGCAGCCTAatgttgtatatatatatatatacctgtatacactgctcaaaaaaattaaaggaacactttggaaaCACATCAGACctcaatggggaaaaaagtcATGCaagatatctatactgatatggactgggtaatgtgttaggaacaaaaaaatgccacatcgtttgatggaaatgaaaattatcaacctacagagggctgaattcaaagacaccccgaaaatcaaagtgaaagcAGGCttgtccattttgccgaaatttcattgcagcaactcaaaattgtactcagtagtttgtttggcccccacgtgcttgtttGCATGTCTGACAACATCGGGGCTGCTCCTAATAAGAccacggatggtgtcctgggggatctcctcccagatctggaccagggcatcactgagctcctggacagtctgaggtgaaACCTGGAGGTGTcagatggaccgaaacataatgtcccagaggtgtcctattggatttaggtcaggcgactATGGGGGTCaatcaatggtatcaattccttcatcctccaggatggacccaggacccactgcaccggtgtagggtctgacaatgggtccaaggatttcatcctgctacctaatggcagtcatgGTGCTgctgtctagcctgtagaggtctgtgcgtccctccatggatatgcctccccagaccatcactgacccaccaccaaaccggtcatgctgaacaatgttacaggcagcataacatTCTCCACAGCTTCTCCATaccctttcacatctgtcacatgtgatcagggtgaacctgctctcatctgtgaaatgcacagggtgccagtggcagacctgccaattctggtattctatggcaaatgccaattgagctccacggtgccggacagtgaacacagggcccagtagaggacgtcgggccctcaggccaccctcatgaagtctgtttctgattgtttggtcaaagacattcacaccagtggccaaCTGGAGGTGATTTtgcagggctctggcagtgctcatcctgttcctccttgtacAATACTGGAAGATAcaggtcctgctgatgggttaaagACCTTCTacagccctgtccagctctcctagagtaactgcctgtctccttgAATCTCCTctatgcccttgagactgtgctgggagacagtAAAACTTCTGGCAATGACACATATTgatgcgccatcctggaggagttggactacctgtgcatcctctgtagggtccagatATCTCCTCATGCTACCAaaagtgacactgactgtagccaaatgcaaaactagtgaaaaaacagtcagaagacATTAGGacagaaaaatgtcagtggcccccacctgttaaaccattcctgttttgagggtcgtctcattgttgcccctcttgtgcacctgttgttaatttcattaacaccaaagcagctgaaactgattaacaaccccctctgctacttaactgaccagattAATATCCAAGAAGCTTAgtttacttgatgctatactctgattaataagctttcctttaatttttgagcagtgtatatatatatatatatacactgctcaaaaaaaaaaaatatatatatatatagttatcGTTAGTAAGTCATTGTATTTGCTCCTGTTGTTGTATGTGTTGCTTTGTGTTTGCTCTCTACTTTGCTGTGTTTGTTCCTGTGCTGCTCCCTGTTTAGTTCTTGTGTTtgagtgccctctagtggtacaTAAGGATGTCGAAAGATTAGACGCATTGTTTGGAAAGTGAACATTTTCCATATTCTACATATAATGTAATGTGTGGAAATCTGATTGTGCACATCAGAGAACTTTGATGTATGTACTAATGTTCTAATATAAATCACAGTAAAAGATACAGGCTTTGCAAGCAAAGCTCCATTACATGCACACAATGAAGAGACACTATATAGGGAAGAATAAGCAGGAAGAGTCCCTTGGGATGAAACCAGCAGCTTCTTGGATCTGCAGATGGATGGGGTTCACCGGAGCGATGTCTATGAACTCTTCCATGGAATGTTCCAGAGTACAGCCATGGTAGCAAAGAATCCTGGGAGCTGTCTGCTGCACTGTCATGTAGCTGACCACATATTTGCCAGTATAGAGACCGCCTTCACCATCAGGAGCCAGGCAGATAGAGGGGGATGAGACCTAACTGAACTGTAGTGTGTTCAAGACACCCTGAAAAATTCTACAAGTACTACAGGAAaaatacactgcccggccaaaaacaAAATcgccatttttaatttttccttGCACcccctttagctttgattatggcgcacatttgtcatggcattgtttccacaagcttatgcaacatctcaccctttattttcatccagatttgcattcatttctcaccgagatcctgtactgaacctccataaagcctccttcagcacatcccaaaaaccttcaatgaggttaaggtcacaactctttGGTGACCAAATAATGCATGAAAATTATTCCTcctgctccctgaaccactatTTGACAATTCAAACCCAAAGAAttttggcattcttgtcctggaatgtGCCCATGCCAACCAGGAAGAAAAacatccattgatgatggatggacatgtaacctggccattcagtaggtTCAGGAACTCAGCTaaacgttgctgagctgtaataatgatccagtcattggctcttaagtatttgctgatataaattcaaatggcgatttttttttttggtcgggCACTGTATGAATGAGTAACACTGCAGTTTAATAACCTGAAGAACTTGTGTTGATGAGCATAGCATATCGTACCAGCTACTCCTCAGTGACCTATAACAAATACCGTCTCCCTCCTGTATAACTAATATGAGTCTTTTGTGTCTTTTGCTGACATTAATAGATAAAAAGTGGTGGAAAAAAACTTAGGTACAAGGAAATTTAAAGGTGCCAGAAAATGTATTCTTTCATTACTTTGATTCTCTGGTGTATATATAGAACGTATGTGAACTTGGTTTGGTTGAAAAATGTTATAGATTAATGTAGGATCTATTTTTATCaaccaaactccacacatcgaTCTTATCACTGCTCAGAAGATATGAGCACATGCACCCCGGTGATATCTTCTGCTCAGTGATACCATTGGTGAATGGAGTTTGGTAGATAAACATAGTTCCTGCGTTAAACTGTTCACTACAAAGTCCgtggattatcttgagtaaccGGGTCATGATTCCTGATAAGGGACATTCctgttgaattttttaaatgcatatttctGGCGCTTTAATCACTACAGAAATAATGCCATTCAGTCCCATTATATTTGAAAGAAGACCAATATTTCTATGGCTTATCTCGAAAATTTTATCAACTACTAGCAGAATAACCTTGATGGATTGATAGCACTAAAGCCCCTCTAAATCaaatctttttcatttttgaccctttaaggcaggggtgtcaaacgtACGGCCCGCAGGATAAATCTGAAAGTGAAAAATTTCAATGAGACATGAACtagaatttttttaataaactgcTATTCCTAAATTGTCAGCTAGGGGCGCACTGTTTTAGACATGGATCAGGTGAAAGAAGAAGCAAAAGTCAAAACAATGCTGAGACAGACACAGCTAATGTTCAGTGATTACTACGATACATCTACTTACTTTTGTACTCGCCTTTACACCCTCATTAGCCAAAATGTCTTTGTCAAAAAGGAGAAAAGTGGATACTGAGTGTAGAGTTTTCCAAGAAAAATGGACAGCTTCCTATTTATTCACAGATGTGAATGGGAAACCTGTATGCTTGGTGTGTATGCAACACACACCAACACTTAAATGACATTCTGAAACTGGCTGCTACTCAGGACCTGACGCCTGACACTGATGCACTTGTGCAGGCTAAAAGATGCCAAGTTTCAGGAGCAAAAACAAAGTAGTCTAAACTAGACTAATTGTTGTAAAATGCTGCATCAGAAACATTTTGCACTCAAAAAATATAGTTCTGTGAAAATTAATCTTTGCTGTAATAATAGCTAAAAATTGCGCAATTTGTTAGTCACCAGCTTCACTACGAAAGAGTTTGGTCAGAAATTTTATGTATGCATTTTTTATGTATGTTTCATGTATAAATCTTGATTTTATAGCCCAGTACGTGATTACTTTCTCtgttatacatttaaaatggccACCACTTTGGTTTGTAAGATGTGGGGATTCAATTTAAATTTTGAGAATTATTACACATGTGGAAATTGGAGTAAAAATAATTCCTATATCTTGATAAGTTGATTTAGGCTACCATATTTTTCAGTTCTAAATACATGTGACTTAAAGTTTTGTGCCTTTGTACAAACACTGTGATCAGTTGTAATGCACACATGTAAATGATAAACTGAAGCAAATTCCACGTTTTTCTTGAGAAATCTGAAGTTGTTCATAACATGTTTTGTAAAAGGATagttcattaaattaaaaaatatcctAATGTAATTATACTTCTTTCCACTAAAACTAAGGGGAAAACAtgaatttattgttatttatagcTATGATGTGCTGTGCTATGATTTTGATGGTCCGGCCCACTTGGCATCAAATTAGGCTGTATGCGGCCCCTGAactaaaatgagtttgacacccctgctttaaggACTCCAGTGATGAAGAACTTGAATCTGAGATCATTTTAACTGATATTTTCCAAACCCACAATCTAGTAATCAAATTCACAGAGACACTGAAGTAAACTTGAAATACACATGCAAAACACTGAACCAAGCCATGTTtaagactgagacagacacTGACCCATATTGGAATCAAGTCATTTTATTAGCTTAGCATCTAATCCAGTGTAGGGTTACAGCGTTGTGTGAGCGAAATTAACCTAAGTCTGGTACCCCTAAGAAAATTAGTAGGTAAGAGAGTTgagggctgctgggattgctgtcaatACCTTGGGCCTTTTTCACTGCAAATATGGTTATTCACTACAAATGTGACTAAGAGGTTTGTGCCTGGTTTCAGAGTGTGCCCCCATGACCCATAATTACTCTCCCATCTGGGAGGGAACACAGCTCTTAGTTTGTGTAGAACCTACCCTGGCTGTCACTTTGTGAAATTAACTCTTGCTTTGCTGGATTACAGAACATGTGCAATATGGAATACTTCAGTGGGAATGAACCATTCAACCAATGGGATTCAGTGGGATTGAATCATATAACTGAATCAGTGTAGGTTAAGAACATGTGATACATATACTCTCAAAatttatgtataaatatataaaatttttattttacttttaatcAAGTGTTTAGAGGTTGTCAGAAATGATGAGAGCGAGCAAGACCTCTGCACAAGACTTACAAGGAAAGGCAAGATTAGGGAGGATAGGGAGCGAAAGGCCTTGGAAGATCATGTGAACTGGAGATGAACTCGCAAGAAAACAGCAGGGAACAGCTGGTGATCATGTGCAGGGTGTCACTAGCagaaaaagtttaaaaagtATGTTGATTTGTCAGTCAGGGGCTTCTTTGCTTTGTCTGTGGGGGAAGCCGTGTTCAAACAGATGCAATAAGCAGGATACCTCTCCTACTCTAAGGTGCCTGTATTCCATTTTTTTGTCCATCCAAtttttttaacttccacagTGTATACttcagtatgtattatatatctGATAGTATTTCAGTATTTCTCATTCATACCAAAGCGAAAAAACAATTTTAAGTCCAAGGTATGAAAAGGTTTGTGTGTAAGGAAAGGTAAAGAAATAGGCTAATGTAGGTTACATGGATGTAATGTGTGGTGCAGAACACAAGATACGCAAGAACATGGACAGCAGTACTTGACAGCATCAGAGTGAGGCAATGGCACTGCCAATTCATCTACTCTGTGTCTTCCTCCCAGTTGTCAAAGTAACCGTCAGCAAAGTTGAGCATCTTCTGCATGGCGGTGAGGAGCAGGATGTCACAGGTGTCATTCAGATCAAGCTCATGGGAGTAATTCTTCACTGGTAGCACATATAACGCCGGGATGCCCAGACTTTGATGCACTTTATCGATCTGCAGAGAGACATGCAGTACACATATACGTTCCTcttcaaatatatttttatcagcTGCTGTATTGAGACATTGTGGTCAGACAGTGTTGTAATAATAATCACAATTGAAATGGTATAAATCTGACTTTAGCAGATGCTGCTACATGCAGATGCACAGTGAAAGTTGTAAAGCTCTTGAGGACAATGAAATGTCTCACACAAATATTGCATCTCTCCATAGATAACTACCTATCCAGTACAGGGACATGGAGAGTCTATCACAGGAAACACAAGACCCAAGGACTGAGGCACCCAGGCCGGGATGCCGCCTCATTGCAGGTTACACAGTCACACATTgtaggcaatttagagacaccatttCCTCCAAATGCATGTTTTCGAACAAGGGGAGGAAACACACAGAATTACAGGGAGAATCTGCAAACTGCACAGACACCACAGAGCGATTTGGCTGCTTGGAAATATGTtgctttaagaaaaaaaatattcaagacAGGGCCTGTGAGCCAGCTGAATATCACAAACCAAAGGTTCACACCCCCAAGGACTGATTTCAGTGTTAGACCCTGAAACTCACCAGACCCTTTATGTAGCAGCTGCGGTACACGTTCTTCAAATCCTTTTCCACAAGTGGGCATGCTTTGTCCACTTTGGTCAGTAGCACCATTAGAGGGACTTCTACAAACATCAACAGAAAAAACTCACTAGCTACATTTAGAACAAAATGTTGTATGAAATGAGCCATCAAATGCATAGCATTCATAGCATTGATGTCCGACATACTCAAAATCACCTGCCAGCATCATTGTGTTTTGCCTGGATGCAAATGTGTTGACCTGAGCTTGTGTTCCTGTCCCAAAAATCAGTCCCATCCCCTTAAGTGGGCTTTATGTGACAGAAAGCCCTCAAGGGTAACGCACGATGTCGTGACTCATtttgacccatacaagttctagcacgcgagtcgtattccaaacaaaggttGTATACCAAGCAAAATTTTTCGCGTCCAAGCAGGATGCATACCATTTTCTAAATATCGTTAAAGTCATTACTTCTCAGAGGTGAGCTTAGTTTTTCATGTCACTGTGTAGATTTTCACTAATATTTATGTTTCATGGAAGGCAGGCGATACAACACATTAGAATTTTCATACAAAACAGCTAATGAGAGTTTATGAATTTTGACCTTCAAAGCCAACCCCGACACAACACTCACATCACAGATGCCACCTCCTTCCCTGTTCTCCCCACTCACTAACCATGATACTTTGTTTTCTTTCGGATTTCATCAATTTTGTTCTTCATTCCTTCAGGCATAATTGCAAGTTTGGTGGCATCTATGACATACACCACACAGTGGATCCTGTCCTGAAGTGGCAATCGGCTGCCCGTCTGACAGTCATCAGTAACCTTTGCCTGCACAGGGTTGAACTAAACAGACAAGAAGCTGTTAATGACACATAAAAACATTCACTAACTTTAAGATCATAAAACTCAAGCAAAATTCAATCTAAGCCCATTCAGGTGACATTATTTAACCTAAGAACAAACCAGTGAATGAGATAAAATTTCTGCCAAAGAGAGTGTAGGGAGAAAAATACCAGTAATTATAAACATGTGTAAGTCATTAGAGGGATCAGACCAGCATGTATTCATATAACTGTTGTTTTTGAGGCCTGGTTAGATACAGTTCTTACCTGGTACTTGTCCGGTACATAGCCCTTCAGGATGCTCACTATATCTTCAGTTTTCACCCCTCCATCGTCAGTTGCTTCCAGTCCCATGGTGTCACACAGTAGGAATGAGAGAGGCTGTCCACCTCGGCCCGCCTTCACCTGGTAAGTGCGATACTGGAAGAAGACACATGATGTCATTCATCTTCCGACAGCTTATCCAGCGCAGCAGGTGCCTCAAAGTCATATAACTTGGGGAAAAACCTTAatctctacccagccctaaccttaaccataagaaaccattctgtgtttttactgttttgattgcagttacagatttGTATAAAATTGAGGTGCAAaagctgatccccccccccaaacacacacacaaatgcagatAATCCACTAAACAGTCAGCATGTTAAAGTTCACCAAGGCgattagattttattttgtGTAGAGACCAATTGATCAATCTGTGGGCCAGATTTAGTAATGATTAAAAATCTTGTTGCAGGCCAGATAGAGCTGGTACTTTGTGACCCCTGTAGTTGAGGTTATTGGGTAGCCTGGGGCCAGATTcaataatgattaaaaaaaatttcagtGTCTCCCTTCCCTTCGCTGCTCCCCCTGTTCTGGTATGCCCCACTCCTGCCTCGTTGTTCCTTCTTGGTCTCTGTTTTATACCTCTCGTGCTCctttatttcatgtttgttcGTGTCCCAATCCAAAAAAAACGCTGTTTGTTCAGCTCACTGCTGCCTCCCTCATCAAGTACAACTAATCACACCCAGCTCCGTctgatccttgtgtgtgccacgccccctcattaccttgtgtcaATTCCTgcttgtgatcacctgtgtcctgttatttctggctttTCTTGTGTAATTATTCCGCGTCTGTGTCAGTATCcctagatccgtcattaatgttagtTACTGTGTTGTCCTGCCCGTCTGGAATAAACCCGTCATCGTTGATCTTCGCTTGCCTGCGTGATCATTTCCCCGCGTCCTGCCTGCTTGTCGGACCGCAATCGTAACAGAACTAAGGCAAAATCaacatttttgacaataatacGTGAATCTCTGTCataaaactaattttaaaaatgaaggaaATTGATATTTTATGGTAATGAGTTTGTGAGATATTGTGTTTCAGAGCAAATGTCATGCTCCATGTGTCCACACAGTGTTATTAACCCTTGATTGGGGACACCTGGCCAGTTCCCATTAAACCCATGCTCGCCCTTATACTCTGCATGAGGTTTAGTTGATATATATGTTACTTATTGAGCAGTTTTCTTGTGTTCTTTATCTAGACCTGACCTGCCTTTGCGATCCCAGTCCTGCCTTGTACCTTTCTCCCTTGGACTGTATTGCTGTTCTCACCTCATGTCTCCCATGTCTGTATAGGACAGATTACCCTGGTACCTGACCCTTCTGGCTTTGTCACCAGAACCGCAAGTCGAtttaatgtctgtctgtc encodes:
- the LOC111857288 gene encoding interferon-induced protein 44-like isoform X3, which produces MQSLKEYKPPVDSVPQARILLIGLVGAGKSSFFNSINSIFRGNITSQAEAGDMGTSLTLKYRTYQVKAGRGGQPLSFLLCDTMGLEATDDGGVKTEDIVSILKGYVPDKYQFNPVQAKVTDDCQTGSRLPLQDRIHCVVYVIDATKLAIMPEGMKNKIDEIRKKTKYHEVPLMVLLTKVDKACPLVEKDLKNVYRSCYIKGLIDKVHQSLGIPALYVLPVKNYSHELDLNDTCDILLLTAMQKMLNFADGYFDNWEEDTE
- the LOC111857288 gene encoding interferon-induced protein 44-like isoform X2 gives rise to the protein MGIGSSTPLPEERKPEVLNVPWRNVTWSKSTRTDLKQYLHDYKPTIDSVPQARILLIGQIQAGKSSFFNSINSIFRGNMTSQAKVGYKDTSLTLTYHTYQVKAGRGGPPLAFLLCDTMGLEAGEGGGVKIEDIVSILKGYVPDKYQFNPVQAKVTDDCQTGSRLPLQDRIHCVVYVIDATKLAIMPEGMKNKIDEIRKKTKYHEVPLMVLLTKVDKACPLVEKDLKNVYRSCYIKGLIDKVHQSLGIPALYVLPVKNYSHELDLNDTCDILLLTAMQKMLNFADGYFDNWEEDTE
- the LOC111857288 gene encoding interferon-induced protein 44-like isoform X1; translated protein: MGGSSSKPTEPSRRLVPLRGAWFKPVVEQERKPELLKDPWRNAKWDESARTKLMQSLKEYKPPVDSVPQARILLIGLVGAGKSSFFNSINSIFRGNITSQAEAGDMGTSLTLKYRTYQVKAGRGGQPLSFLLCDTMGLEATDDGGVKTEDIVSILKGYVPDKYQFNPVQAKVTDDCQTGSRLPLQDRIHCVVYVIDATKLAIMPEGMKNKIDEIRKKTKYHEVPLMVLLTKVDKACPLVEKDLKNVYRSCYIKGLIDKVHQSLGIPALYVLPVKNYSHELDLNDTCDILLLTAMQKMLNFADGYFDNWEEDTE